From Vidua macroura isolate BioBank_ID:100142 chromosome 5, ASM2450914v1, whole genome shotgun sequence, the proteins below share one genomic window:
- the TMEM60 gene encoding transmembrane protein 60: MRMSLAQRVLLTWLFTLLFLIMLVLKLDEKAPWNWFLIFIPVWIFDTILLVMLIVKMAGRCKSGFDPRNGSQNMKKKVWYLIAMLLKLAFCLALCAKLQRFTTMKLAYVFIPLWALLIGGMVELGYNIFYVRRD; this comes from the coding sequence ATGAGAATGTCCCTGGCGCAAAGAGTGCTGCTGACATGGCTTTTTACCTTACTCTTCCTCATCATGCTGGTGCTGAAGTTGGATGAGAAAGCACCGTGGAACTGGTTCCTCATTTTTATTCCAGTGTGGATATTTGACACAATTCTTCTAGTTATGTTAATTGTAAAAATGGCTGGACGCTGCAAGTCTGGCTTTGACCCTCGCAATGGCTCCCAGAACATGAAGAAGAAAGTGTGGTACCTCATTGCAATGCTGCTGAAATTGGCCTTCTGCCTTGCCCTGTGTGCGAAGCTGCAGCGTTTTACCACCATGAAACTGGCCTATGTGTTCATCCCGCTCTGGGCCTTGCTGATCGGGGGCATGGTTGAACTTGGATATAATATCTTCTATGTACGAAGAGACTAG